A DNA window from Balneolaceae bacterium contains the following coding sequences:
- a CDS encoding 3-methyladenine DNA glycosylase, with protein MHTLLERSPAMETLPRREWQERRRRHRARVSGLIDDYLQARQRQEKDPVMDFLFEYYAFRPSHLKRWSPGFGVRLEGVEDLSGWELDGLTAVEGVAWLDPGRFPRDRLSSLHWILGMLKGTRKRAPNFGCYGMHEWAMVYKADQVRHEQIPLRMEPDELARFVESRPPACTHFDAFRFFTEEARPLNRRTLNRDSFAENEQPGCLHTNMDLYKWAFKFQPWISGEALLEAFELALRARIVDMKASPYDLRERGLEPIRIETPEGRREYVRRQNELYEQSRPVRKRLIREYGRLAKCFGT; from the coding sequence ATGCACACCCTCCTCGAACGCAGTCCCGCCATGGAAACCCTCCCCCGCCGGGAGTGGCAGGAGCGCCGGCGACGCCACCGGGCGCGCGTCTCCGGGCTCATCGACGACTACCTGCAGGCAAGGCAGCGCCAGGAGAAGGACCCCGTCATGGATTTCCTATTCGAGTACTACGCCTTCCGTCCCTCCCACCTCAAACGCTGGTCGCCGGGCTTCGGCGTGCGCCTGGAGGGGGTGGAGGATCTGTCCGGCTGGGAGCTGGACGGGCTGACCGCCGTGGAGGGTGTCGCCTGGCTGGATCCGGGGCGTTTTCCGCGGGACCGCCTCTCCTCCCTGCACTGGATACTGGGCATGCTGAAGGGCACCCGCAAGCGCGCCCCAAATTTCGGCTGCTACGGCATGCACGAGTGGGCCATGGTCTACAAGGCTGATCAGGTGCGCCACGAGCAGATCCCGCTGCGCATGGAGCCCGATGAGCTGGCCCGATTCGTGGAATCACGTCCCCCGGCCTGCACCCACTTTGACGCCTTCCGCTTCTTCACCGAGGAGGCCCGGCCCCTGAATCGACGTACACTCAACCGTGACAGCTTCGCCGAAAACGAGCAGCCCGGCTGCCTCCACACCAACATGGACCTCTACAAGTGGGCGTTCAAGTTCCAACCCTGGATCTCCGGGGAGGCCCTGCTGGAGGCCTTCGAACTGGCGCTCCGGGCGCGGATAGTCGACATGAAGGCCAGCCCCTACGACCTGCGGGAAAGGGGGCTCGAGCCCATCCGCATCGAGACGCCGGAAGGCCGGCGTGAATACGTGCGCCGCCAGAACGAGCTCTACGAGCAGTCCCGGCCTGTGCGCAAGCGCCTCATACGGGAGTACGGGCGGCTGGCTAAATGCTTCGGTACGTAA
- the thrC gene encoding threonine synthase: MESTNTGYELRCVANGHLNSEKETTTYCTQCDSVLRVHYQEVSPHIQYPLKKIAAEPMKTHPSALKRLDRLSERYGGDLWVKLEYEHPTGCFKDRGSYIEVQKALELEADAICLASTGNMAASVAAYACYFRLPCFVFVPEKTTDAKIAQATVFNANIIRIKGDFSTCEALCRKFARSGNYYLAGDYVFREEGQKSFAYELLEQGGDDFDYIFIPVGCGTNFGAIHKGFKELKAAGQVDRIPRLIAVQPEQSSPVVEGIFKREKIIKKQVSTMAQSAAVSDPVDFHKVLLGIEETDGLAYTVTEDEILQSLKEMAVEEGHFTEPASTLPLAALKNNLEEFTGRKSLFVLTGSGLKDTGVVAKHSLSSPVLSPDLDRVINYINSGYIEMQEQSWGKSRDTFMANLKMDEDHQKIYNDYVANINRKGKTLSNNEIEVLQSLVFNEDLNLEYPAEVLDYKLTMRKHGLVNAAVKLRINDEEIITEAKGVGPIDAILTAIKSETDNILPLEIRNHEVEILSPDTDSLVMVTLTLAKGNSEWVSKGASPDTLEAVVQAFTKGLAIATKAASGEEA, from the coding sequence ATGGAGAGCACCAACACCGGATACGAACTTCGCTGCGTGGCCAACGGCCACCTCAACTCCGAAAAGGAAACCACCACCTACTGCACGCAATGCGACAGCGTGCTGCGCGTGCACTACCAGGAGGTGTCCCCGCACATCCAGTATCCCCTCAAAAAGATCGCGGCCGAACCTATGAAGACCCACCCTTCCGCCCTGAAGCGGTTGGACCGTCTCTCGGAGCGTTACGGCGGAGATCTGTGGGTCAAACTGGAGTACGAGCATCCCACGGGATGTTTCAAGGACCGCGGCAGCTATATCGAGGTGCAGAAAGCCCTGGAGCTGGAGGCCGACGCCATCTGCCTGGCCTCCACCGGCAACATGGCGGCCTCTGTGGCGGCCTATGCCTGCTATTTCAGGCTGCCATGCTTTGTCTTCGTGCCCGAAAAGACCACCGACGCGAAGATCGCCCAGGCCACCGTCTTCAACGCCAACATCATCCGCATCAAGGGCGATTTCAGTACCTGCGAGGCCCTCTGCCGCAAGTTCGCCCGCTCGGGCAACTACTACCTGGCCGGCGACTACGTATTCCGCGAGGAGGGACAGAAATCTTTCGCCTACGAACTTCTGGAACAGGGCGGCGACGACTTTGACTACATCTTCATCCCGGTGGGCTGCGGCACCAACTTCGGCGCCATCCACAAGGGTTTCAAAGAGCTGAAGGCGGCCGGACAGGTGGACCGCATCCCGCGCCTCATCGCCGTGCAGCCCGAGCAGAGCTCCCCGGTGGTGGAGGGCATCTTCAAAAGGGAGAAGATTATTAAAAAACAGGTCAGCACCATGGCCCAGTCGGCGGCGGTGTCCGACCCGGTGGACTTCCACAAGGTGCTGCTGGGTATAGAGGAGACCGACGGCCTGGCCTACACGGTCACCGAGGACGAGATCCTGCAGTCGCTGAAGGAGATGGCCGTGGAGGAGGGCCATTTCACCGAGCCCGCCAGCACCCTGCCCCTGGCCGCGCTCAAGAACAACCTCGAGGAATTCACCGGCAGGAAAAGTCTTTTTGTACTGACCGGATCGGGCCTGAAAGACACCGGCGTGGTGGCCAAGCACTCCCTCTCCTCCCCCGTGCTCTCCCCCGACCTGGACCGGGTGATCAACTACATCAACTCGGGCTATATCGAAATGCAGGAACAGTCCTGGGGCAAGTCGCGCGACACCTTCATGGCCAACCTCAAGATGGACGAAGACCACCAGAAGATCTACAACGACTACGTGGCCAACATCAACAGGAAGGGCAAGACGCTCAGCAACAACGAGATCGAGGTGCTGCAGTCGCTGGTCTTCAACGAGGACCTCAACCTGGAGTACCCTGCCGAGGTGCTTGACTACAAGCTCACCATGCGCAAGCACGGGCTGGTGAATGCCGCCGTAAAGCTGCGTATCAACGACGAGGAGATCATAACCGAGGCCAAGGGCGTGGGTCCCATCGACGCCATCCTGACGGCCATCAAGTCGGAAACCGACAACATTCTTCCGCTGGAGATCCGCAACCACGAGGTGGAGATATTGAGTCCCGACACCGACTCCCTGGTGATGGTCACCCTCACCCTGGCCAAGGGAAACAGCGAATGGGTCTCCAAGGGCGCCTCCCCCGACACCCTTGAGGCCGTGGTGCAGGCTTTCACCAAGGGACTGGCCATCGCCACCAAGGCCGCCTCAGGCGAGGAAGCCTGA
- a CDS encoding T9SS type A sorting domain-containing protein, with protein sequence MNRFSGHLPAMLTAGAIVLVLAAGIFLDLRMSPLADEPQAGISSDDTQLSLEKSQRPKGAFNRPRYEYFFRLLRDPATNAIPPDVRVRELNYARNLPRMAELPRQGAQPAGFDWSNAGPSDVGGRTRALGIDRRNPQVLIAGGVSGGIWKSTDGGATWDLKTPDAENLSVTDLVQHPGQPDTWYYVSGEIAGNSASGNGAFYYGSGVFRSTDNGESWSRITSNTDNPTVVDDPFDIMSRVEVNPATGSLFVCSNGFGVYRAPDGQHFESQAVLGNPVSMMHCDLEVTSSGTLFAALSTEKIAEGANVPQQTGLFMSTDNGDSWTDITPSGFPQAHGRSVLAAAPSDGDILYVLTEKLESETNQGISFFRLDLNENEVSPDRAGNLPDFRSGGDGSGYMNLQGGYNMVVAVKPDDPDFVLVGATNLFRSTDGFATAPAGGYDIDNESQVNQYWIGGYAHDNSFGLYPGQHPDQHVMTFDPSNPDRMFAGTDGGVSLTQNVTASEVSWTPRNDGYITSQFYTSAMPPGENDDRLMGGTQDNGTPYFRYPGGGSRITSEDISLGDGGYAFFTLDYLYVSRQRGSIVKYTTNGSGEPLRFDCVHPSGVDREQLLFIHPYTVDPNDQNVMYFPDQNRLWRNSGVNDIDNNNPSCPGASTGWEVLHEAAAPHGYTISALEVSRSPGNVLFYAASSPEQPPLVRRLDNAKNSSSTPVDISIPGAADGAWVKDLALSPVNPGAGQVELLAVMSNYNIEGLWHSDDSGQTWEAVEGNLSGGGGETGPSLRAAAILPTDEGPVYLVATSTGLYRTHTLDGSDTVWGQEAESEIGNAVTDHLDLRVADGDVAAGTHGRGMLYGNFLGNTDAPTIAVNPGSGRPGEEVTVTASDFTFSDNAAGNEVFFNDARAEVLSSEAQELRVVVPRNVLPREESSRTASLRVTTDNQTLTTAFEVLPPRQNSLSQNFPNPFGGTTQIPLDLQQESRVTLRVYNILGQEVFAPYEGDVFQPGTYNIPIDFSDRASGTYLFHVIAEPTGGGDPFIDSRPMTLVK encoded by the coding sequence ATGAACCGTTTTTCCGGGCACCTGCCTGCCATGCTGACAGCCGGTGCCATCGTACTGGTCCTGGCTGCAGGAATCTTCCTTGACCTGCGCATGTCTCCCCTGGCAGACGAACCGCAGGCTGGCATCAGCTCGGACGATACGCAGCTCAGCCTGGAAAAGAGCCAGCGGCCCAAAGGTGCTTTCAACCGCCCGCGCTACGAATACTTTTTCCGCCTGCTGCGCGACCCGGCCACCAACGCCATCCCTCCAGACGTACGTGTGCGGGAGCTGAATTACGCTCGCAACCTGCCCCGCATGGCCGAGCTTCCGCGCCAGGGGGCCCAGCCTGCCGGCTTCGACTGGAGCAACGCCGGCCCCTCCGACGTGGGGGGACGAACCCGCGCCCTGGGCATCGACCGCCGCAACCCCCAGGTGCTCATCGCAGGCGGGGTATCCGGGGGCATCTGGAAATCCACCGACGGCGGGGCGACGTGGGACCTCAAGACGCCGGACGCCGAAAACCTGAGCGTCACCGACCTGGTGCAGCACCCCGGGCAGCCCGACACCTGGTACTATGTGTCGGGGGAGATCGCGGGCAACTCGGCCAGCGGCAACGGCGCCTTCTACTACGGCAGCGGGGTCTTCCGATCCACCGACAACGGGGAGAGCTGGAGCCGCATCACCTCCAACACCGACAACCCAACGGTGGTGGACGATCCTTTCGACATCATGTCGCGCGTGGAGGTGAATCCCGCCACCGGCAGTCTCTTCGTCTGCAGCAACGGCTTCGGGGTCTACCGTGCGCCCGACGGACAGCATTTCGAAAGCCAGGCCGTGCTGGGCAACCCTGTCAGCATGATGCACTGCGACCTGGAGGTCACCTCCTCGGGCACCCTCTTCGCCGCCCTCTCCACCGAAAAAATTGCGGAAGGCGCCAACGTACCGCAGCAGACCGGCCTCTTCATGTCCACCGACAACGGCGACTCCTGGACCGACATCACGCCTTCGGGCTTCCCGCAGGCCCACGGGCGAAGCGTGCTGGCCGCGGCGCCGTCGGACGGAGACATCCTCTACGTTCTCACGGAGAAACTGGAATCTGAGACCAACCAGGGAATAAGTTTTTTCCGCCTGGACCTCAATGAAAACGAAGTCTCCCCTGATCGGGCGGGCAATCTGCCTGACTTCCGCAGCGGCGGCGACGGGTCGGGATACATGAATCTGCAGGGAGGCTACAACATGGTGGTCGCGGTAAAACCCGACGACCCGGATTTCGTACTGGTCGGCGCCACCAACCTCTTCCGATCCACCGACGGCTTCGCAACGGCGCCCGCAGGCGGCTACGACATCGACAACGAGTCGCAGGTGAACCAATACTGGATCGGTGGCTACGCGCATGACAACTCGTTCGGTCTCTACCCGGGACAGCACCCCGACCAGCATGTGATGACCTTCGACCCCTCCAATCCCGACCGCATGTTCGCGGGCACGGACGGGGGCGTATCGCTGACGCAGAATGTGACCGCCTCCGAGGTCTCCTGGACTCCCCGAAACGACGGCTATATCACCTCGCAGTTTTATACTTCCGCCATGCCGCCCGGGGAGAACGACGACCGGCTGATGGGCGGCACACAGGATAACGGAACACCTTACTTCCGTTATCCCGGGGGAGGCAGCCGGATCACCTCCGAGGACATCTCCCTGGGAGACGGGGGATACGCCTTCTTCACCCTCGACTATCTATATGTTTCCCGGCAGCGGGGAAGTATCGTCAAATATACAACCAACGGGAGCGGCGAACCTCTTCGCTTTGACTGTGTACACCCTTCGGGGGTGGATAGAGAACAGCTTCTTTTCATCCACCCCTATACGGTGGATCCCAACGACCAGAACGTCATGTACTTTCCAGACCAGAACAGGCTCTGGCGCAACTCGGGCGTAAATGATATCGACAACAACAACCCGAGCTGTCCGGGTGCCTCTACAGGCTGGGAAGTCCTCCACGAGGCTGCCGCGCCGCACGGTTATACCATCAGCGCCCTTGAGGTAAGCCGCTCGCCGGGCAACGTTCTTTTCTATGCCGCCTCTTCCCCCGAACAGCCGCCCCTGGTCCGGCGGCTGGATAATGCCAAAAACAGCAGTTCCACACCTGTGGATATCTCCATTCCGGGAGCGGCCGACGGGGCCTGGGTGAAAGACCTCGCCCTCAGCCCGGTCAACCCCGGCGCCGGGCAGGTCGAGCTGCTGGCCGTGATGTCCAACTACAATATCGAAGGACTATGGCACAGCGACGACAGCGGACAGACCTGGGAGGCGGTCGAAGGCAACCTCTCCGGCGGAGGAGGTGAAACAGGGCCCTCGCTGCGCGCTGCCGCGATTCTGCCCACCGATGAGGGACCGGTCTACCTGGTGGCCACCAGCACCGGCCTCTACCGCACCCATACCCTTGACGGTTCCGACACGGTATGGGGACAGGAGGCCGAATCCGAAATCGGAAATGCGGTGACCGATCACCTCGACCTGCGCGTAGCCGACGGCGATGTGGCTGCGGGCACCCACGGAAGAGGCATGCTCTACGGGAATTTCCTTGGAAACACCGACGCCCCCACCATCGCGGTCAACCCAGGCAGCGGACGTCCGGGTGAGGAGGTGACGGTTACAGCCAGCGACTTTACCTTCAGCGATAACGCTGCGGGCAACGAGGTTTTCTTCAATGACGCACGCGCCGAGGTGCTCAGCTCTGAAGCGCAGGAGCTCCGTGTGGTGGTACCACGCAATGTCCTTCCCCGCGAGGAATCCAGCCGAACCGCCTCCCTGCGCGTTACCACCGACAACCAGACCCTCACCACCGCCTTCGAGGTGCTGCCGCCCCGGCAGAACAGTCTCAGCCAGAATTTCCCCAATCCCTTCGGCGGCACTACGCAGATCCCCCTCGATCTGCAGCAGGAGAGCCGGGTGACCCTCCGCGTATACAACATCCTGGGACAGGAGGTCTTCGCGCCTTATGAGGGTGACGTTTTCCAGCCGGGCACCTACAACATACCTATCGATTTCAGCGACAGGGCGAGCGGTACCTATCTCTTCCACGTCATCGCAGAGCCCACGGGCGGGGGCGATCCCTTTATCGACTCCCGGCCCATGACCCTCGTAAAGTAA
- the dapA gene encoding 4-hydroxy-tetrahydrodipicolinate synthase: MKHTSLWTALVTPMDEGGDVHRDDLASLIRRQDDAGNGVLILGSTGEGLALSLEDKKKVVETACSLDRDVPVMVGVGGFNLHEQIEWIEYCKDFEVDAFLLVTPLYAKPGEKGQASWFRSLLDVADRPCMVYNVPSRTGVKLHPAALKAVCEHPSLWAVKEASGSIAEYQHYRKTAPGLAFYSGDDGMTPFFAMAGCNGLVSVASNVWPEATHRYVEECLEGGGPLLLPLWQECTDALFSAPNPIPAKVLLKEKGWISTSVLRPPLTDAEVADSALLAEADRRIAGWLRDQPE, from the coding sequence ATGAAGCATACCTCACTCTGGACCGCACTGGTTACGCCCATGGACGAGGGCGGAGACGTGCACCGCGACGATCTCGCCTCGCTGATACGCAGGCAGGACGACGCCGGCAACGGCGTGCTCATCCTGGGCAGTACCGGCGAGGGACTTGCCCTCTCGCTTGAAGACAAAAAGAAGGTAGTCGAGACCGCCTGCAGCCTGGACCGCGACGTGCCTGTCATGGTGGGGGTGGGCGGCTTCAATCTGCACGAGCAGATTGAGTGGATTGAATACTGCAAGGATTTCGAGGTGGACGCCTTTCTGCTGGTCACCCCCCTCTACGCCAAACCGGGCGAGAAGGGGCAGGCCTCCTGGTTCCGTTCCCTGCTGGACGTGGCCGACCGCCCCTGCATGGTCTACAATGTGCCCTCGCGCACCGGCGTGAAGCTCCATCCCGCCGCGCTCAAGGCCGTGTGCGAGCACCCCAGCCTCTGGGCTGTAAAGGAGGCAAGCGGCAGCATTGCCGAATACCAGCACTACCGCAAAACGGCGCCCGGGCTGGCCTTCTACAGCGGGGATGACGGAATGACGCCCTTTTTTGCCATGGCTGGCTGCAACGGACTGGTATCGGTGGCCTCCAACGTATGGCCCGAGGCCACCCACCGCTACGTGGAAGAGTGCCTGGAGGGCGGGGGCCCCCTGCTGCTTCCCCTGTGGCAGGAGTGTACCGACGCGCTTTTTTCGGCGCCCAATCCCATACCCGCCAAGGTGCTGCTGAAGGAGAAGGGCTGGATCAGCACCTCCGTGCTGCGTCCCCCGCTCACCGACGCCGAGGTGGCCGACAGCGCGCTCCTGGCCGAGGCCGACCGGCGTATTGCGGGCTGGCTGCGCGACCAGCCCGAATGA
- a CDS encoding AAA family ATPase, which yields MAEISTSKQMILIGGPNGSGKSTFAEELLESHDLHYISADDIAFELNPSDPYSVRLQAGREFFRQLNTSIKDEKSILIESTLAGKSLESIIRNSRNKHGYRVTIIYIFLKKVETCIQRVAERVEKGGHHVPEDDVIRRYNRSLNNFWNLYKQQADHWYLYYNGSDNFEEFAYYIPNNLHVLNDDLFRNFKEMVTSDERD from the coding sequence ATGGCCGAAATCTCCACCTCGAAGCAGATGATCCTCATTGGCGGGCCCAATGGATCCGGCAAGTCAACCTTTGCCGAAGAACTGCTGGAATCCCACGATTTACACTACATAAGTGCCGACGATATTGCCTTCGAATTGAATCCCTCGGATCCATATTCCGTGCGGCTCCAGGCGGGGAGGGAGTTTTTTCGCCAGCTAAATACCTCCATAAAGGACGAAAAAAGTATACTGATCGAATCTACGTTGGCCGGGAAATCACTTGAATCCATTATCAGAAATTCCAGAAACAAGCATGGTTACAGGGTTACGATCATCTACATCTTCCTGAAAAAGGTTGAGACCTGTATCCAAAGAGTGGCGGAACGGGTTGAAAAGGGAGGTCATCATGTTCCGGAGGATGACGTCATACGACGGTATAACCGGAGTCTTAACAACTTTTGGAACCTATACAAGCAACAGGCAGATCATTGGTATCTGTATTACAACGGATCAGATAATTTCGAGGAATTTGCCTATTATATACCAAACAACCTTCATGTGCTGAACGATGACTTGTTTCGCAACTTTAAAGAAATGGTGACAAGTGATGAGCGAGATTAG
- a CDS encoding anhydro-N-acetylmuramic acid kinase has protein sequence MIPKIFELRRMNKSLAHLSEVAGRENRRIAGLMSGTSLDGLDIALCRIGGGGRTTRLELERFKTVQYPPETVERLEPVVSVEEVSLRRLTQVHTWLGRYHGSLLLDALEEWEVRPEEVDAVGSHGQTAYHAPQSLHGQKEWPDATLQIGDGDQLARTAGIITISDFRQKHIAAGGEGAPLASLVDRMLYAGTGASRLLLNIGGIANFTWLPAGGGEPISTDTGPGNILINKFVQRASGEPFDRDGERARRGTVHAGLLRELLEHPWLKRPVPRTTGPEMFNLAWVDECAERAGFSKTEEDMVATLTWFSAETIAKAVRRLPRKELPEIYVSGGGVHNPVLRENLRHLLEGAEIMTTEALGMPPDAKEAAIFAVLANELLAGEGFVIASRGHAGRRVNLGKISFPV, from the coding sequence TTGATCCCCAAGATATTTGAACTCAGGAGGATGAACAAGTCGCTTGCCCATCTTTCGGAGGTGGCCGGCCGGGAAAACCGCCGCATCGCTGGACTTATGTCGGGCACCTCCCTGGACGGCCTCGACATTGCCCTATGCCGCATCGGGGGAGGGGGGCGTACGACCCGGCTGGAGCTGGAACGGTTCAAGACGGTGCAATATCCACCGGAGACCGTCGAAAGGCTGGAGCCGGTGGTCTCGGTCGAGGAGGTCTCCCTTCGCCGTCTCACGCAGGTACACACCTGGCTGGGACGCTACCACGGATCCCTGCTGCTGGACGCCTTGGAGGAGTGGGAGGTGAGGCCGGAGGAGGTGGACGCCGTCGGCAGCCACGGGCAGACCGCCTACCACGCCCCGCAGTCGTTGCACGGGCAGAAGGAGTGGCCCGACGCCACGCTGCAGATCGGCGACGGCGACCAGCTGGCGCGCACCGCAGGCATCATCACCATAAGCGATTTCCGCCAGAAGCACATCGCGGCCGGCGGGGAGGGGGCGCCCCTGGCCAGCCTGGTGGACCGCATGCTCTACGCCGGTACCGGGGCCTCCCGCCTGCTGCTGAACATCGGGGGCATCGCCAACTTTACCTGGCTGCCGGCCGGCGGGGGAGAGCCCATCAGCACCGATACCGGACCGGGAAACATCCTCATCAACAAGTTCGTGCAGCGTGCCTCTGGAGAGCCCTTCGACCGCGACGGCGAGCGGGCCCGCAGGGGAACGGTACACGCCGGACTGCTGCGGGAGCTGCTGGAGCACCCCTGGTTGAAACGTCCCGTGCCGCGCACCACGGGGCCGGAAATGTTCAACCTGGCGTGGGTGGACGAATGCGCGGAGCGCGCGGGATTCAGCAAAACAGAAGAGGATATGGTGGCCACTCTCACCTGGTTCAGCGCGGAGACCATCGCGAAGGCGGTGCGCCGCCTGCCGCGCAAGGAGCTGCCGGAGATTTACGTGAGCGGGGGAGGGGTGCACAACCCGGTGCTGCGTGAGAACCTGCGGCATCTGCTGGAGGGGGCGGAGATCATGACGACCGAGGCGCTGGGCATGCCGCCGGATGCCAAGGAGGCCGCCATCTTTGCCGTGCTGGCCAACGAGCTGCTGGCGGGAGAGGGCTTTGTCATCGCCTCGCGCGGGCATGCGGGCCGGAGGGTGAACCTGGGGAAGATCTCCTTCCCGGTTTAG
- a CDS encoding 2,3,4,5-tetrahydropyridine-2,6-dicarboxylate N-succinyltransferase, which yields MSEENWEEILNQLEAGKIRAAQKSGDRWQANVKVKEAILAAFQAGKNTEYSGIYEGFVDKDNLPPRWFLAEDGVRLVPGGSSVRRGAFVAQGVIVMPPAYVNIGAYVDSGTMIDSHVLVGSCAQVGKNVHLSAGVQLGGVLEPVGLAPVVIEDDCFIGAGSVIVEGIQVRRGAVIAPGVTLSKSIPVYDCVQEVKLEKGDPIPERAVVIPGTRPMQSTWAAEKGLSMACPLIVKYRDEQSDASLELEDVLR from the coding sequence ATGAGTGAAGAGAACTGGGAAGAGATCCTCAATCAACTGGAGGCCGGCAAGATCCGCGCCGCCCAGAAGAGCGGCGACCGCTGGCAGGCCAACGTGAAAGTGAAAGAGGCCATACTGGCCGCCTTTCAGGCCGGCAAGAACACCGAGTATTCGGGCATCTACGAGGGCTTTGTGGACAAGGACAACCTGCCGCCGCGCTGGTTCCTGGCCGAAGACGGCGTGCGGCTGGTGCCGGGCGGCTCCTCGGTGCGCCGCGGCGCCTTTGTGGCCCAGGGCGTGATCGTCATGCCGCCGGCCTACGTAAACATCGGTGCCTACGTCGATTCGGGCACCATGATCGACAGTCACGTGCTGGTGGGTTCCTGCGCCCAGGTGGGCAAGAACGTGCACCTCTCGGCCGGCGTGCAGCTGGGCGGAGTGCTGGAGCCTGTGGGATTGGCCCCGGTGGTGATCGAGGACGACTGCTTTATAGGCGCGGGCTCAGTGATTGTGGAAGGCATACAGGTGCGGCGCGGGGCCGTCATCGCCCCGGGTGTGACCCTGTCGAAGTCCATTCCCGTCTACGACTGCGTGCAGGAAGTGAAACTGGAGAAAGGCGATCCCATCCCCGAGCGGGCGGTAGTCATTCCGGGCACGCGTCCCATGCAGAGCACCTGGGCCGCCGAAAAGGGACTCAGCATGGCCTGCCCGCTCATTGTAAAATACCGCGACGAGCAGAGCGACGCCTCCCTGGAGCTGGAGGACGTGCTGCGGTAG
- a CDS encoding UbiA family prenyltransferase, whose translation MNVPETHRAAEPVSLPRQVLHFAVHLRPHYQLGILSGCYLLGGALAGVMPWGVWLAQLLNVHLLLFGGATAYNSYWDRDTGPVGGLRHPPPMRRWMLPASLALQGVGLLLAWWLSGFAFAAVYALSMLLFWLYSTPHARWKGAPLKSLAAIGISTGINGVLMGYLAASPGYVDAWVAAPGALGATLVILSLYPVSQAYQAEEDRARGDRTFALVYGPVGVVRFFTGAWGAGVLLLTCAFWPLYPRLWLVVPLVLAALALGGAIRRVLREKIYRREGYRTVMRIKYGASLFFVALLTAVLLLRHA comes from the coding sequence ATGAACGTCCCCGAGACACACCGCGCGGCCGAGCCTGTCTCTCTTCCCCGGCAGGTCCTGCACTTTGCGGTTCACCTGCGCCCGCACTACCAGCTGGGCATCCTCTCCGGCTGCTACCTGCTGGGCGGGGCGCTGGCGGGCGTGATGCCCTGGGGGGTGTGGCTGGCCCAGCTGCTGAATGTGCACCTGCTGCTTTTCGGGGGTGCCACGGCCTACAATTCGTACTGGGACCGCGACACGGGTCCGGTGGGTGGGCTGCGCCATCCTCCGCCCATGCGCCGCTGGATGCTGCCGGCCTCCCTGGCACTTCAGGGTGTGGGACTCCTGCTGGCCTGGTGGCTGTCGGGCTTCGCCTTTGCCGCGGTTTACGCCCTGAGCATGCTGCTTTTCTGGCTCTACTCCACCCCGCACGCCCGCTGGAAAGGGGCGCCGCTGAAGAGCCTGGCGGCCATCGGGATCAGCACAGGCATCAACGGCGTACTGATGGGCTACCTGGCGGCCTCCCCCGGGTATGTGGACGCCTGGGTGGCTGCGCCCGGCGCACTTGGGGCGACCCTGGTGATCCTGAGTCTCTACCCGGTCTCCCAGGCCTACCAGGCGGAGGAGGACCGCGCGCGGGGCGACCGCACCTTCGCCCTGGTTTACGGGCCCGTCGGGGTGGTGCGTTTCTTTACCGGGGCGTGGGGCGCCGGTGTGCTGCTGCTGACCTGCGCCTTCTGGCCGCTCTATCCGAGGCTGTGGCTGGTAGTGCCGCTGGTCCTGGCCGCCCTGGCGCTGGGCGGGGCCATACGGCGTGTCCTGCGCGAGAAGATCTACCGGCGCGAGGGCTACCGTACGGTCATGCGCATCAAATACGGGGCTTCCCTCTTTTTTGTGGCGCTGCTTACGGCGGTCTTGCTGCTGCGGCACGCCTGA